One stretch of Orcinus orca chromosome 15, mOrcOrc1.1, whole genome shotgun sequence DNA includes these proteins:
- the LOC125961208 gene encoding OTU domain-containing protein 5-like, whose product MLSRGWAHFLTPPPARRGRTGRSACGRGLGRGGARAGRGRESRGSGAWEARDWRKVVGSEPQPPPEPEPPGRGPPSGDPARPSETQPDPPSSAARVAPGSGAAAGAAGGRREPGGCMMRSKHRAPGLCGAPCRAEVTSSEQISPSWKKPVFSEELKFTVQRK is encoded by the exons ATGCTCTCCCGCGGATGGGCGCACTTTCTCACACCACCTCCGGCGCGGCGGGGCCGGACCGGGCGGAGCGCTTGTGGGCGGGGCCTTggaaggggcggggccagggcggggcggggccgggagtCCCGAGGGTCCGGAGCCTGGGAGGCCAGAGACTGGAGAAAAGTTGTGGGATCCGAGCCCCAGCCGCCACCAGAGCCGGAGCCGCCGGGGCGAGGACCACCCAGCGGGGATCCGGCACGACCTTCGGAGACGCAGCCGGACCCGCCCAGTTCGGCTGCCCGGGTAGCGCCGGGGTCGGGGGCAGCCGCGGGGGCCGCGGGCGGGAGGCGTGAACCCGGGGGCTGCATGATGCGCTCCAAACACAGGGCCCCGGGGCTGTGCGGGGCACCCTGCCGGGCAGAG GTCACATCCTCAGAGCAAATATCACCTTCCTGGAAGAAACCAGTGTTTTCTGAGGAACTCAAGTTCACAGTGCAGAG